A stretch of the Aggregicoccus sp. 17bor-14 genome encodes the following:
- a CDS encoding DPP IV N-terminal domain-containing protein, with translation MPSSLPTRSLLLMLMLLLAPLARAAEPADPLQARLDFAEKVFRSAQLVKDTVIPPQWLGDTDRFVYWSAVGEHAGSWVLVDARARTARPVLTHEALAAQLKALGQDLPLAVPFVPFTVTPDGKRLVFSLQGRPFALGLEGAAKVTALAPTDAAGLALRDGVAAPAGGAVAHPREEGFEVLDATGRSLVARPGEKDYAWQVPERGWSPDGRFLLVARSDARKVHKLPIVDYSSPLEQVEWVPYSKTGTPLARTELHVVEPATGRVTQVAAHPEETYDWVAGWRPDGKEALVLQLSRDGKRLDLVAVDPATGKSRLVLREERPQSFVAALEFAGDSPGARAGWATQVTPLPDNRHFLWMSERDGWRHVYLYDYAGKLERQVTRGAFPVHEVLGVGAGGQELLVLASAEAGAPYDRIPYRVRLAGGALERVAPEPGVHRLFPSPTGRFFVDGHSTRTVPRAWDLRAGDGRSVLRLAQADVSGFTQLGLQPLEGFTAKAADGATPLYGVLYKPRDFDPTKRYPVIDYIYAGPFLSIVPWSYVNNGMATEAHALAQLGFVVAVIDARGTPGRSKAFQDANYGRVGQTEIPDHVAALQQAAASRPYMDLARAGIYGHSWGGYFALRGMLTAPEFFKAGYAGAPGALEEEALINEPNLGLPSVNPKAYELGSNLRVAGQLRGALKLMHGTSDVNASLSTTMRMAQALIAAGKRFDLLVMPGEGHSPQGPAGRYYRDDVRRYFVEKLGPPQAAAASAQGQ, from the coding sequence ATGCCATCCTCTCTGCCCACCCGCTCACTGCTGCTGATGCTGATGCTGCTGCTCGCACCGCTCGCCCGCGCGGCCGAGCCGGCGGACCCGCTGCAGGCGCGCCTCGACTTCGCGGAGAAGGTCTTCCGCAGCGCCCAGCTCGTGAAGGACACGGTCATCCCGCCGCAGTGGCTCGGAGACACCGACCGCTTCGTCTACTGGTCCGCCGTGGGCGAGCACGCGGGTAGCTGGGTGCTGGTGGATGCACGCGCGCGCACGGCGCGCCCCGTCCTCACGCACGAGGCGCTCGCGGCGCAGCTGAAGGCGCTCGGCCAGGACCTGCCGCTCGCCGTCCCCTTCGTGCCCTTCACGGTCACGCCGGATGGCAAGCGCCTCGTCTTCTCGCTGCAGGGGCGCCCCTTCGCGCTCGGGCTCGAAGGCGCCGCGAAGGTGACGGCGCTCGCACCGACGGACGCGGCCGGGCTCGCCCTGAGGGACGGCGTGGCCGCTCCGGCCGGGGGCGCGGTGGCGCACCCGCGCGAGGAGGGCTTCGAGGTGCTCGACGCCACCGGGCGCAGCCTCGTCGCGCGGCCCGGCGAGAAGGACTACGCCTGGCAGGTGCCGGAGCGCGGCTGGTCTCCCGACGGCCGCTTCCTCCTCGTCGCGCGCAGCGACGCGCGCAAGGTGCACAAGCTGCCCATCGTGGACTACTCGAGTCCGCTCGAGCAGGTGGAGTGGGTGCCCTACTCGAAGACGGGCACGCCGCTCGCGCGCACCGAGCTGCACGTGGTGGAGCCCGCGACGGGCCGCGTGACGCAGGTCGCTGCGCACCCCGAGGAGACCTACGACTGGGTCGCGGGGTGGCGGCCGGACGGGAAGGAGGCGCTCGTCCTGCAGCTCTCGCGCGACGGCAAGCGGCTGGACCTGGTGGCGGTGGACCCCGCCACGGGCAAGTCCCGCCTCGTGCTGCGCGAGGAGCGCCCCCAGTCCTTCGTCGCGGCGCTCGAGTTCGCCGGTGACAGCCCGGGCGCCCGCGCGGGCTGGGCCACGCAGGTGACGCCGCTGCCGGACAACCGCCACTTCCTCTGGATGTCCGAGCGCGACGGCTGGCGCCACGTGTACCTCTACGACTACGCGGGCAAGCTCGAGCGCCAGGTGACGCGCGGCGCCTTCCCCGTCCACGAGGTGCTGGGCGTGGGCGCCGGAGGCCAGGAGCTGCTGGTGCTCGCGTCCGCCGAGGCCGGTGCGCCCTACGATCGCATCCCGTACCGCGTCCGGCTCGCCGGCGGCGCCCTCGAGCGCGTGGCGCCCGAGCCCGGCGTGCACCGCCTCTTCCCCTCGCCCACGGGGCGCTTCTTCGTGGACGGCCACTCGACCCGCACCGTCCCGCGCGCGTGGGACCTGCGCGCGGGTGACGGCCGCTCGGTGCTGCGCCTCGCGCAGGCGGACGTGAGCGGGTTCACCCAGCTCGGGCTGCAGCCGCTCGAGGGCTTCACGGCGAAGGCGGCAGACGGCGCGACGCCCCTCTACGGCGTGCTCTACAAGCCGCGCGACTTCGACCCCACGAAGCGCTACCCGGTCATCGACTACATCTACGCGGGCCCCTTCCTCTCCATCGTGCCGTGGAGCTACGTGAACAACGGCATGGCCACGGAGGCGCACGCGCTCGCGCAGCTGGGCTTCGTGGTCGCGGTGATCGACGCGCGCGGGACGCCCGGCCGCAGCAAGGCCTTCCAGGATGCGAACTACGGCCGGGTGGGGCAGACGGAGATTCCGGACCACGTCGCCGCCCTGCAGCAGGCGGCTGCATCCCGGCCCTACATGGACCTCGCGCGCGCCGGCATCTACGGCCACTCGTGGGGCGGCTACTTCGCGCTGCGCGGCATGCTCACCGCGCCCGAGTTCTTCAAGGCGGGCTACGCCGGGGCGCCCGGGGCGCTGGAGGAGGAGGCGCTCATCAACGAGCCGAACCTCGGCCTGCCGTCGGTGAACCCGAAGGCCTACGAGCTGGGCTCGAACCTGCGCGTGGCCGGCCAGCTGCGCGGCGCGCTGAAGCTGATGCACGGCACGAGCGACGTGAACGCCTCGCTCTCCACCACGATGCGCATGGCGCAGGCGCTCATCGCGGCGGGCAAGCGCTTCGACCTGCTCGTGATGCCCGGCGAGGGCCACAGCCCCCAGGGCCCCGCGGGCCGCTACTACCGCGACGACGTGCGCCGCTACTTCGTCGAGAAGCTCGGCCCGCCCCAGGCGGCCGCGGCCTCTGCGCAGGGCCAGTGA
- a CDS encoding type II CAAX prenyl endopeptidase Rce1 family protein, whose translation MTPAILPLLRRHRWATLLLQQAAVFGLSFGFMAGVHALTGKSLHGGREAMGPLEYAGLMALFAGLVLFTRWLYHRVEGKTAPALGMALSWPAFGHLVAGTLGGFVLLGWPQLVGLDTGSLQVKATVFQQGGPLAVALLMAAGALSLTANSVMEEVCSRAFPLMLWREKSLAFRLLVPALLFAALHLAVEPFRAGAFAQRTVAGLAFSALYLLTRNVWLAAGVHTGTNEAVLFTTSRWQMGGLFATEGAAWGPEWLPLALWTLLFVGVLAVLVQRERAAVQTGGTGRETGLAPALAR comes from the coding sequence ATGACACCTGCGATCCTCCCGCTGCTGCGCCGCCACCGCTGGGCCACGCTCCTCCTTCAGCAGGCCGCCGTGTTCGGCCTCAGCTTCGGCTTCATGGCGGGGGTGCACGCGCTCACCGGCAAGTCGCTGCACGGGGGCCGCGAGGCGATGGGGCCGCTCGAGTACGCGGGCCTGATGGCGCTCTTCGCGGGCCTCGTCCTCTTCACCCGCTGGCTCTACCACCGGGTGGAGGGCAAGACCGCCCCGGCGCTCGGGATGGCGCTCTCGTGGCCCGCCTTCGGGCACCTCGTCGCGGGCACGCTCGGTGGCTTCGTGCTGCTGGGCTGGCCGCAGCTGGTGGGGCTCGACACGGGGAGCCTGCAGGTGAAGGCCACCGTCTTCCAGCAGGGCGGCCCGCTGGCGGTGGCGCTGCTGATGGCGGCGGGCGCCCTCTCGCTCACGGCCAACAGCGTGATGGAGGAGGTGTGCAGCCGCGCCTTCCCGCTCATGCTCTGGCGCGAGAAGAGCCTCGCCTTCCGCCTCCTCGTCCCCGCGCTGCTCTTCGCCGCGCTGCACCTGGCCGTGGAGCCCTTCCGCGCGGGGGCCTTCGCACAGCGCACGGTGGCGGGGCTCGCGTTCTCCGCGCTCTACCTCCTCACGCGCAACGTGTGGCTCGCGGCCGGCGTGCACACCGGCACGAACGAGGCCGTGCTCTTCACCACCTCGCGCTGGCAGATGGGCGGGCTCTTCGCCACCGAGGGCGCGGCGTGGGGCCCGGAGTGGCTGCCGCTCGCGCTGTGGACGCTGCTCTTCGTGGGCGTGCTCGCGGTGCTGGTGCAGCGCGAGCGGGCGGCGGTCCAGACGGGCGGCACCGGACGGGAGACGGGCCTGGCTCCGGCGCTCGCGCGCTGA
- a CDS encoding queuosine precursor transporter, which translates to MQLDKRIQLFVVLTSVFVVALCVGDIISPKLVEVHLGSVVAVMSVGMLPFPITFLLTDILNEFYGKKSARFVTWVGFGMALFAFATIQAALPLPWAPFTQAPDYTGTVRSSFDNVFNGSQRILGASMLAYLIGQFADIAVFNALKRLSKNRFLWLRATGSTVISQLIDTVVVQVVAWWGVLTPKTIVSIVLTSYAVKLLVAIGLTPLVYAGHSLVERKLGMKPVVLGPDGEPIEEASPGVQALEAKPAAHS; encoded by the coding sequence ATGCAACTGGACAAGCGGATTCAGCTCTTCGTGGTGCTCACCAGCGTGTTCGTCGTGGCGCTGTGCGTGGGCGACATCATCAGCCCCAAGCTGGTGGAGGTGCACCTGGGCAGCGTGGTGGCGGTGATGAGCGTGGGAATGCTGCCCTTCCCCATCACCTTCCTGCTCACGGACATCCTCAACGAGTTCTACGGCAAGAAGAGCGCGCGCTTCGTCACCTGGGTGGGCTTCGGGATGGCGCTGTTCGCCTTCGCCACCATCCAGGCGGCGCTCCCGCTCCCCTGGGCCCCCTTCACCCAGGCGCCCGACTACACGGGCACGGTGCGCAGCAGCTTCGACAACGTCTTCAACGGCTCGCAGCGCATCCTCGGCGCGAGCATGCTCGCGTACCTCATCGGGCAGTTCGCGGACATCGCCGTCTTCAACGCGCTCAAGCGCCTGAGCAAGAACCGCTTCCTCTGGCTGCGCGCCACCGGCTCCACCGTCATCTCCCAGCTCATCGACACCGTGGTGGTGCAGGTGGTGGCCTGGTGGGGCGTGCTGACGCCGAAGACCATCGTCTCCATCGTGCTCACCAGCTACGCGGTGAAGCTGCTCGTCGCCATCGGGCTGACGCCGCTGGTGTACGCGGGCCACAGCCTCGTGGAGCGCAAGCTGGGCATGAAGCCCGTGGTGCTGGGGCCGGACGGCGAGCCCATCGAGGAGGCCTCGCCCGGCGTGCAGGCGCTGGAGGCGAAGCCCGCGGCGCACTCGTAG
- a CDS encoding SDR family NAD(P)-dependent oxidoreductase: MSGLPPPGCRAVLVTGGGSGIGLAVAQRLMAAGGRVALVGRRPAPLEAVAARFPGRAFALPCDLSDPAQRQGLVQRAREAMGELDGLVHSAGMVVHQPPGHIDDGALRAQLEVNLVAPLRLGEEALELLPRGGGMVFIASTLARRPILTSAAYSAAKAGLLQAMRVLALAGAPRGVRANAVLPGVVNTELVRTLRLAPGEAPPEGAARAEREVAQLAGLANLHPLGRVGRTEEIAEAVQYLLGAAWTTGAELVVDGGLMLRE, translated from the coding sequence GTGAGCGGGCTGCCCCCTCCCGGCTGCCGCGCGGTGCTCGTCACCGGCGGCGGCAGCGGCATCGGGCTCGCGGTGGCCCAGCGCCTCATGGCCGCGGGCGGGCGCGTGGCGCTGGTGGGGCGGCGGCCCGCGCCGCTCGAGGCCGTGGCCGCGCGCTTCCCGGGCCGCGCCTTCGCCCTGCCCTGCGACCTCTCGGACCCGGCGCAGCGCCAGGGCCTGGTGCAGCGCGCGCGCGAGGCGATGGGCGAGCTGGACGGCCTGGTGCACAGCGCGGGCATGGTGGTGCACCAGCCGCCGGGGCACATCGACGACGGCGCCCTGCGCGCCCAGCTCGAGGTGAACCTGGTCGCGCCGCTGCGCCTGGGCGAGGAGGCGCTCGAGCTGCTGCCGCGCGGCGGCGGCATGGTGTTCATCGCCTCCACGCTCGCGCGCCGGCCCATCCTCACCAGCGCGGCCTACAGCGCGGCGAAGGCGGGGCTGCTGCAGGCCATGCGGGTGCTCGCGCTCGCGGGGGCGCCCCGGGGCGTGCGGGCCAATGCCGTGCTGCCCGGCGTGGTGAACACGGAGCTGGTGCGCACGCTGCGGCTCGCACCCGGGGAGGCGCCGCCCGAGGGGGCCGCGCGGGCGGAGCGCGAGGTGGCGCAGCTGGCGGGGCTCGCCAACCTGCATCCGTTGGGGCGCGTGGGCCGTACAGAGGAGATCGCCGAGGCCGTGCAGTACCTGCTGGGCGCAGCCTGGACCACCGGCGCGGAGCTGGTGGTGGACGGCGGCCTGATGCTGCGCGAGTAG
- a CDS encoding RNA 2'-phosphotransferase, producing the protein MDPKDRTHVSKFLSLVLRHDPAALGVTLDAQGWTDVEALLAALHAQGRVLSREALEEIVATSPKQRFALSEDGRRIRANQGHSVEVDLGLAPAEPPETLFHGTVAAVLEAIRAQGLVRGQRHHVHLSADEATARSVGARRGSPVLLRVRAGEMHRDGHPFFRSENGVWLTDAVPPRYLDLP; encoded by the coding sequence ATGGACCCGAAGGACCGCACGCACGTGAGCAAGTTCCTCAGCCTCGTGCTGCGGCATGACCCTGCGGCGCTCGGCGTCACGCTGGATGCGCAGGGGTGGACGGACGTCGAGGCGCTGCTCGCGGCACTGCATGCTCAGGGCCGGGTGCTCTCGCGCGAGGCGCTGGAGGAAATCGTCGCGACGAGTCCCAAGCAGCGCTTCGCCCTCAGCGAGGACGGCAGGCGCATCCGCGCGAACCAGGGCCACTCGGTGGAGGTGGACCTGGGCCTTGCGCCCGCAGAGCCCCCGGAGACGCTCTTCCACGGCACCGTCGCGGCCGTGCTGGAGGCCATCCGCGCGCAAGGGCTGGTGCGCGGGCAGCGCCACCACGTGCACCTGAGTGCGGACGAGGCCACGGCGCGCAGCGTGGGCGCGCGCCGCGGCAGCCCCGTGCTGCTGCGCGTGCGCGCGGGCGAGATGCACCGCGACGGCCACCCCTTCTTCCGCTCGGAGAACGGGGTGTGGCTCACCGACGCGGTGCCGCCGCGCTACCTCGACCTCCCCTGA
- a CDS encoding erythromycin esterase family protein has product MRHALRWCRLLLLLAASACSTPPSPQEQPDAGPDPVSAWVRETALPLSGVEAGQGFADLAPLAPQLSGARVVALGEATHGTREFFQLKHRLLEYLVLEQGFTAFAIEANFGEALAVDDYVVHGKGSAAAALAGLYFWTWNTEEVLALIEWMRAYNQDPAHARKLHFYGVDMQYSAASASALQAYLEQVDPDALEEVRGWLTPLERQYPWVSVDASGRQAEAAALVAPVDALEQRLVERRASYVATAGEQAYLWATRHARVLAQFLALTRRDDAEAVVLRDQAMAENALWLLEQEGPQGRMVLWAHNFHVSRGSRGYHPMGWYLDDALGEQLSVYGFAFSEGSFRARLPAEQGSALAVHTVAATPSATLDAKLASAGVPLFALNLRALPSEGPVHDFFYDTLYTREVGAVFSELLPLQSVRPAAAYDGLLFVHTSHAAQAVSGP; this is encoded by the coding sequence ATGCGCCACGCCCTCCGCTGGTGTCGTCTCCTTCTCCTGCTCGCCGCAAGCGCCTGCAGCACGCCGCCCTCACCGCAGGAACAGCCGGACGCGGGCCCCGACCCGGTCTCGGCCTGGGTGCGGGAGACGGCGCTGCCGCTCAGCGGCGTGGAGGCAGGACAGGGCTTCGCGGACCTCGCCCCTCTGGCGCCGCAGCTCTCGGGCGCGCGCGTGGTGGCGCTGGGCGAGGCCACCCACGGCACGCGCGAGTTCTTCCAGCTCAAGCACCGGCTGCTGGAGTACCTCGTCCTGGAGCAGGGCTTCACGGCCTTCGCCATCGAGGCGAACTTCGGCGAGGCACTCGCGGTGGACGACTACGTGGTGCACGGCAAGGGCAGCGCCGCGGCGGCGCTCGCCGGGCTCTACTTCTGGACGTGGAACACCGAGGAGGTGCTCGCGCTCATCGAGTGGATGCGCGCCTACAACCAGGACCCGGCGCACGCGCGCAAGCTGCACTTCTACGGGGTGGACATGCAGTACAGCGCGGCCTCGGCGAGCGCGCTGCAGGCCTACCTCGAGCAGGTGGATCCGGACGCGCTCGAGGAGGTGCGTGGGTGGCTCACACCGCTGGAGCGCCAGTATCCCTGGGTGAGTGTCGATGCCTCGGGGCGCCAGGCCGAGGCCGCGGCGCTCGTGGCGCCGGTGGATGCGCTGGAGCAGCGGCTGGTGGAGCGGCGGGCTTCGTACGTGGCCACTGCGGGAGAGCAAGCGTACCTGTGGGCCACGCGGCACGCCCGCGTGCTCGCGCAGTTCCTGGCGCTGACGCGGCGAGACGACGCGGAGGCCGTTGTCCTGCGTGACCAGGCGATGGCGGAGAATGCCCTGTGGCTGCTGGAGCAGGAGGGTCCCCAGGGACGCATGGTCCTGTGGGCGCACAACTTCCACGTGAGCCGCGGTTCCCGCGGCTACCACCCCATGGGCTGGTACCTGGATGACGCGCTGGGCGAGCAGCTCTCCGTCTACGGCTTTGCCTTCAGCGAGGGCAGCTTCCGTGCCCGGCTCCCCGCTGAGCAGGGCAGTGCCCTCGCCGTCCACACCGTAGCGGCCACGCCCTCCGCCACGCTGGACGCGAAGCTCGCCAGCGCAGGCGTGCCCCTCTTCGCGCTGAATCTGCGCGCGCTCCCGTCAGAGGGACCCGTGCACGACTTCTTCTACGACACGCTGTACACCCGCGAGGTGGGCGCGGTGTTCTCCGAGCTGCTTCCGCTCCAGTCGGTGCGGCCGGCCGCCGCGTATGACGGACTGCTCTTCGTGCACACCAGCCACGCCGCGCAGGCGGTGAGCGGCCCCTGA
- a CDS encoding PLP-dependent aminotransferase family protein — MPSATWKPRLRRGDAPVYVALVEALAADIGSGKLRSGDRLPTQRELSRAVGASLGTVTRAYAEAERRGLIRSQVGNGTFVRDLTDPSAYSPMLDSGRLELGPIAAPIVQGDVGHLALAASLQELGARADLAALSGYQSHGGTPAQREAGVRWLEGEGVPATVEEVTVTSGAQHATSLLLAALPTQAGLLVEELTYPGLLGAAQLLRIPMHPVAMDEDGLVPEALERAARESGARVLYCNPTHHNPTTTVTSRARRELLVAVCRAQGLTVIENGALAPLVPDAPPPLAALAPERTFHISSLSKATVPALRTGFIRSPAAHQPAIETAAAATLWSTSPLLAEVARQWIADGTARTVRDARRTEAAARQALAARALEGFRYRAHATASFLWLALPEERRALELVEQGLARHLTLGPAHLFTPRPGSAPNALRVSLTAARSRDELSRGLALLTELLRSPVRPLVPVL, encoded by the coding sequence ATGCCCTCAGCGACGTGGAAGCCGCGGCTGCGCCGGGGCGATGCGCCCGTGTACGTGGCGCTGGTGGAGGCGCTCGCGGCAGACATCGGCAGCGGCAAGCTGCGCTCCGGGGACCGGCTCCCCACCCAGCGCGAGCTCTCCCGCGCGGTCGGCGCCTCGCTGGGCACCGTGACGCGGGCCTACGCGGAGGCGGAGCGGCGCGGGCTCATCCGCAGCCAGGTGGGCAACGGCACCTTCGTGCGCGACCTCACCGACCCGAGCGCCTACTCGCCGATGCTCGACTCCGGCCGCCTCGAGCTCGGGCCCATCGCGGCCCCCATCGTCCAGGGAGACGTGGGGCACCTGGCGCTCGCGGCGTCGCTGCAGGAGCTCGGCGCGCGCGCGGACCTCGCGGCCCTCAGCGGCTACCAGTCGCACGGCGGCACGCCCGCGCAGCGCGAGGCCGGAGTGCGCTGGCTCGAGGGCGAGGGCGTCCCCGCCACGGTGGAGGAGGTCACCGTGACCAGCGGCGCGCAGCACGCCACGTCGCTGCTGCTCGCCGCGCTGCCCACGCAGGCGGGCCTGCTCGTGGAGGAGCTCACCTACCCGGGGCTGCTCGGTGCCGCGCAGCTGCTGCGCATCCCGATGCACCCGGTGGCCATGGATGAGGACGGCCTCGTCCCCGAGGCGCTCGAGCGCGCGGCGCGCGAGAGCGGCGCGCGCGTCCTCTACTGCAACCCCACGCACCACAACCCCACCACCACGGTCACCTCCCGGGCACGTCGAGAGTTGCTGGTGGCGGTGTGCCGCGCGCAGGGGCTCACGGTCATCGAGAACGGAGCGCTCGCGCCGCTCGTGCCGGACGCGCCCCCGCCGCTCGCGGCGCTCGCGCCCGAGCGCACCTTCCACATCTCGAGCCTCTCCAAGGCGACGGTGCCGGCGCTGCGCACGGGCTTCATCCGCTCGCCCGCGGCGCACCAGCCCGCCATCGAGACCGCCGCAGCGGCGACCCTGTGGAGCACCTCGCCGCTGCTCGCGGAGGTCGCCCGGCAGTGGATCGCCGACGGCACGGCGCGCACCGTGCGCGACGCGCGGCGCACCGAGGCCGCTGCCCGCCAGGCGCTCGCAGCGCGCGCGCTCGAGGGCTTCCGGTACCGCGCGCACGCCACCGCCTCCTTCCTCTGGCTGGCTCTCCCCGAGGAGCGCCGCGCGCTGGAGCTCGTGGAGCAGGGGCTCGCGCGCCACCTCACGCTGGGGCCCGCGCACCTCTTCACGCCGCGCCCGGGCAGCGCCCCCAACGCCCTGCGGGTCTCGCTCACCGCGGCCCGCTCGCGCGACGAGCTCTCGCGCGGCCTCGCGCTCCTCACCGAGCTGCTGCGCTCGCCCGTGCGGCCGCTCGTCCCCGTCCTCTGA
- a CDS encoding ACT domain-containing protein, which produces MPTLTLTLSSHPLAVCRLEPGAPVPAWATQGPLFSVTRTPEELSVVCIYGDVPEGVKREGPWAAFKVEGPLDFGLTGILASLTAPLARDGIPVFALSTYDTDYLLVKEERREAAAASLRGAGFSVKT; this is translated from the coding sequence ATGCCCACCCTCACCCTCACGCTCTCCTCCCACCCGCTGGCCGTCTGCCGCCTGGAGCCCGGGGCGCCGGTCCCCGCCTGGGCGACGCAGGGGCCGCTCTTCAGCGTGACGCGCACGCCCGAGGAGCTCTCGGTGGTGTGCATCTACGGGGACGTGCCGGAGGGGGTGAAGCGGGAGGGCCCCTGGGCGGCGTTCAAGGTGGAGGGGCCGCTGGACTTCGGGCTCACCGGCATCCTCGCGTCCCTCACCGCGCCGCTCGCGAGGGACGGCATCCCGGTGTTCGCGCTCTCCACCTACGACACGGACTACCTGCTGGTGAAGGAGGAGCGGCGCGAGGCGGCCGCGGCGTCCCTGCGCGGCGCGGGCTTCAGCGTGAAGACGTGA
- a CDS encoding dihydroneopterin aldolase produces the protein MSERALHPPVLDAQGRPLDVIELHGLTVECIIGMYSAERLRPQPLELDVALFLDSRAAARSGKVTDTVNYARLSGELRFILDSCRFELLESAAEALCRYILAPPTQDAPRARVQAVSLRLSKPRALGGQSMPSLQVHRRAEEMQYALETKGFGEVDIIHEGTGYGIYRLRVRPGGTIPTHVHRVMEESELVLGAGLQLQGAPVRRGSAFRWPHGLPHRYDNPGDTEQTILCVDRPPFIPGDEVEVEAPAAGLQPQPSTSYYVHEDTARPEGRS, from the coding sequence GTGAGCGAGCGAGCCCTGCACCCGCCCGTGCTGGACGCCCAGGGCCGGCCCCTGGACGTCATCGAGCTGCACGGCCTGACGGTGGAGTGCATCATCGGGATGTACAGCGCCGAGCGCCTGCGGCCGCAGCCCCTCGAGCTGGACGTCGCGCTCTTCCTCGACTCGCGCGCGGCCGCGCGCAGCGGCAAGGTGACGGACACGGTGAACTACGCGCGCCTCTCCGGCGAGCTGCGCTTCATCCTGGACTCCTGCCGCTTCGAGCTGCTCGAGAGCGCCGCCGAGGCCCTGTGCCGCTACATCCTCGCGCCCCCCACGCAGGATGCGCCGCGCGCGCGCGTGCAGGCCGTCAGCCTGCGCCTGTCCAAGCCTCGCGCGCTGGGCGGCCAGTCCATGCCCAGCCTGCAGGTGCACCGGCGCGCGGAGGAGATGCAGTACGCGCTGGAGACGAAGGGCTTCGGCGAGGTGGACATCATCCACGAGGGCACGGGCTACGGCATCTACCGGTTGCGCGTGCGCCCCGGCGGCACCATCCCCACGCACGTGCACCGGGTGATGGAGGAGAGCGAGCTGGTGCTGGGCGCGGGCCTGCAGCTGCAGGGCGCCCCGGTGCGCCGCGGCTCCGCCTTCCGCTGGCCGCACGGCCTGCCGCACCGCTACGACAACCCGGGCGACACCGAGCAGACCATCCTCTGCGTGGACCGCCCGCCCTTCATCCCCGGCGACGAGGTGGAGGTGGAGGCGCCCGCGGCGGGGCTGCAGCCGCAGCCCAGCACCAGCTACTACGTGCACGAGGACACGGCGCGTCCGGAGGGCCGCTCGTGA
- a CDS encoding SDR family oxidoreductase, with amino-acid sequence MATAFVTGAGVRIGTAIARALARAGYDLALHANRSVAPLEALAEELRAAGTRVSLHTADLSSPDAVDALARELLARYPALDVLVHNAGLFERAPFATVTRAQYRHMQAVNVEAPFFLTQGLLPALKAAPAPLVVHLTDIGGERPVPQYAHYSVSKAALLMLTRALAAELAPHVRVNGISPGTVLFPEDFDEAQRKEVLARIPMGRTGGVEDIARTVVFLAKDTTYITGQVLAVDGGRSAQL; translated from the coding sequence ATGGCCACCGCCTTCGTCACCGGCGCCGGCGTGCGCATCGGCACCGCCATCGCGCGCGCCCTCGCCCGCGCCGGCTACGACCTCGCGCTGCACGCGAACCGCTCCGTCGCCCCGCTCGAGGCGCTCGCCGAGGAGCTGCGCGCCGCGGGCACCCGCGTCAGCCTCCACACCGCGGACCTCAGCAGCCCGGACGCGGTGGACGCGCTCGCCCGGGAGCTGCTCGCGCGCTACCCCGCGCTGGACGTGCTCGTGCACAATGCCGGCCTCTTCGAGCGCGCCCCCTTCGCCACCGTCACCCGCGCGCAGTACCGCCACATGCAGGCGGTGAACGTGGAGGCCCCCTTCTTCCTCACCCAGGGCCTCTTGCCCGCGCTGAAGGCCGCGCCCGCGCCGCTGGTGGTGCACCTCACGGACATCGGCGGCGAGCGCCCCGTGCCGCAGTACGCGCACTACTCCGTGAGCAAGGCGGCGCTGCTCATGCTCACCCGCGCGCTCGCCGCGGAGCTCGCCCCGCACGTGCGGGTGAACGGCATCAGCCCCGGCACCGTGCTCTTCCCCGAGGACTTCGACGAGGCCCAGCGCAAAGAGGTGCTCGCGCGCATCCCCATGGGCCGCACCGGCGGCGTGGAGGACATCGCGCGCACGGTGGTGTTCCTCGCGAAGGACACCACGTACATCACCGGCCAGGTGCTCGCGGTGGACGGCGGAAGGAGCGCACAGCTGTGA